The following coding sequences lie in one Haematobia irritans isolate KBUSLIRL chromosome 3, ASM5000362v1, whole genome shotgun sequence genomic window:
- the LOC142231119 gene encoding uncharacterized protein LOC142231119, whose protein sequence is MSVGGGIYPQQQYNWDQQPGLNPGSQQQQHFNLLQHPGPIFHQQLLQQNQNLEQHSNIFEQQQFNFDQQPGPSHGQRNLNKVCEICNVYVNPMNWFKHHQSPNHIQRSDVIINNQFRQTMTGFKNRVGTYTYLTDMNTIDINEVFEECNKSLHLLILNSLAKNKSLKINIQLIGEYIKLGGEELQMQHMYHVSKMQRLVMSDNIEDFIKRHIEEIKSQMADFQERDSGWTLTRIEKFEININKWSGFCGSQYIPTPPKLYSKKACINVRNTDEYCFKWSVISALTSPKPTHPTRTSSYRVDIRQQNILLENNINLNFEGLEFPMPVQEIPKFEKLNPGVSINVYGYNRKDDTVIGPYHISQNVVPNGVHINLLLLESGGKAHYIWIKDMSRLLSSQLTKNCKKLKICDRCLQYTSNSEKWSNHLKECSNIVTTVPDADLLNLIPGNTSVIPLNKELYISVSHKIKFDNGDLLEYRFLDSLRFMPSSLDSLAKNLLDDKMTTVRSNFSNDHEFKLMRRKGVFCYEYLDSFQKLKDINLPSIENFYSKLTNKSCSQEDYNHAIEVWTTFNCRTLQDYMELYLKTDVLLLTDIFENFRILCKSIHKLDPCQYFTAPGLSYDAMLKLITSDGFSLELLKDVDTYNFIKNGIRGGITQCSKRYHKANNKYMKNFNPDIVSTFLLYLDVNNLYGWAMQQFLPYGNFKWVAEADIIRDPNVIKNFKFDSPEGYIYEVSISCPPHLHNKFNDLPLAAENKKVGGSKHNKLVADLTPKERYTIHYMTLKQCLEQGYVLNEVHRVLTFSQRPWLKEYIDKNNDCRKKTNIAFEKNFFKLLNNAVYGKTMENVEKRKDVSIVKQWAYSDRRKLGAEALISKPNFHSISKFTDNFWAIQMNKTKIVYDKPIYLGFCILELAKWKMYDFHYNFMKEKFGERIQLNYMDTDSFIYTIESEDVYEEIRPHLTTHFDTSEYSEDNPFNFPLVNKKEIGLMKDENCGKIMTEFVGLGPKMYSYTVEDGYEIKKAKGVKKSVMDNYKIDDYRNCLFTKEKVCDTMLTFRCKLHNIYTNALKKVVLSPLDTKRMIKEDGINTFAWGHHEIESSMENMLVDIDGNGLDLDLGAIETDSSLENLVQQYTSDFDMDFNDLMDIILM, encoded by the exons ATGTCCGTGGGAGGTGGAATCTACCCCCAACAACAATATAATTGGGATCAGCAACCAGGGCTTAATCCAGGgtcccaacaacaacaacattttaacTTGCTGCAGCATCCAGGACCTATCTTTCATCAACAATTGCTGCAGCAAAATCAAAACTTGGAGCAACACTCAAACATATTTGAGCAGCAACAGTTTAATTTCGACCAGCAACCAGGGCCTAGTCATGGTCAGAGGAATTTAAATAAAGTATGTGAAATATGCAACGTCTATGTAAACCCAATGAATTGGTTCAAACATCACCAGTCTCCGAATCACATACAAAGAAGTGATGTTATTATAAATAACCAATTTAGACAGACGATGACAGGATTTAAAAATCGTGTAGGAACTTATACGTACCTAACCGATATGAATACCATAGATATAAATGAGGTATTCGAAGAATGTAACAAGAGTTTACACCtgttaattttaaattcacTGGCGAAGAATAAAAGTCTGAAGATAAATATCCAACTAATTGGGGAATACATAAAGTTGGGTGGTGAAGAGCTCCAAATGCAACACATGTACCATGTGTCCAAAATGCAGAGACTGGTTATGTCAGACAACATTGAGGATTTCATTAAAAGGCATATTGAGGAAATAAAGAGTCAAATGGCGGATTTTCAGGAAAGAGACTCTGGATGGACTTTGACtcgaattgaaaaatttgaaatcaacATCAACAAATGGTCTGGCTTTTGTGGTTCCCAATATATTCCAACGCCACCAAAATTATATTCGAAAAAAGCATGTATCAATGTCAGAAATACGGATGAATACTGCTTCAAATGGAGTGTCATTTCGGCGTTAACTTCCCCAAAGCCAACCCACCCAACTCGAACTTCATCCTATCGAGTAGATATCAGGCAgcagaatattttgttagaaaacaatataaatttaaattttgaagggCTAGAATTCCCTATGCCTGTGCAAGAAatcccaaaatttgaaaagctGAACCCAGGAGTTAGTATTAATGTATATGGGTATAACCGGAAAGATGACACTGTCATCGGGCCATACCACATATCCCAGAATGTTGTTCCAAATGGGGTACACATTAACTTGTTGTTGTTGGAGAGTGGGggtaaagcacattatatttggaTTAAAGACATGTCAAG atTATTATCTTCGCAGttaaccaaaaattgtaagaaattaaaaatttgcgaCAGATGCCTGCAATACACTTCAAACTCCGAAAAGTGGTCGAATCACTTAAAGGAATGTTCCAACATTGTAACCACCGTACCGGATGCAG atttactaaacctTATTCCTGGAAATACCTCAGTTATACCGCTAAATAAAGAATTATATATAtcggtatctcataaaattaaatttgataatGGGGATCTTTTAGAATATAGGTTTTTAGATTCTTTAAGATTTATGCCTTCAAGCTTGGATAGCTTAGCTAAAAATCTGTTAGATGACAAAATGACTACGGTTAGATCTAATTTCTCAAATGACCACGAATTTAAATTAATGAGAAGGAAGGGTGTATTTTGTTATGAATACTTGGATTCATTTCAAAAACTTAAAGATATAAACCTtccctctatagaaaacttctacAGTAAATTAACCAACAAAAGTTGTAGTCAGGAGGACTACAATCACGCTATAGAAGTTTGGACAACATTTAATTGTAGAACACTTCAGGATTATATggagttatatttaaaaacggATGTCCTTCTACTCACAGATATATTCGAAAACTTTCGAATCTTATGCAAAAGCATACATAAGCTGGATCCTTGCCAATATTTTACGGCGCCTGGTCTATCTTATGATGCTATGCTAAAGCTGATAACATCGGATGGTTTTAGCCTAGAATTGTTGAAGGATGTAGACACATACAACTTTATAAAAAATGGCATTCGTGGAGGTATTACTCAATGTAGTAAAAGATATCACAAAgccaataataaatatatgaaaaactttaatcctGATATTGTATCtacatttttattatatcttgATGTTAATAACCTATATGGATGGGCGATGCAGCAATTCTTACCATATGGTAATTTTAAATGGGTTGCAGAAGCTGACATTATTAGGGATCCTAacgtaatcaaaaattttaaattcgattCTCCTGAAGGGTATATTTATGAAGTTTCAATAAGTTGTCCACCCCATCtacataataaatttaatgatttaCCTTTAGCGgctgaaaacaaaaaagtgGGAGGATCGAAACACAACAAACTTGTTGCAGATCTTACACCAAAAGAAAGGTATACCATCCACTACATGACACTAAAACAATGTTTAGAGCAGGGCTACGTTCTAAATGAAGTGCATAGGGTGCTTACTTTTAGTCAAAGACCATGGCTAAaggaatatattgacaaaaacaaTGATTGtaggaaaaaaacaaatattgcttttgaaaaaaatttctttaaactatTGAACAATGCAGTATATggcaaaacaatggaaaatgttgaaaaaagaaaagatgTGTCTATTGTAAAACAGTGGGCATATAGTGACAGGCGTAAGTTAGGTGCTGAAGCTctaatttcaaaaccaaactttCATAGTATATCCAAATTCACAGACAATTTTTGGGCTATTcaaatgaataaaacaaaaattgtttatgataAGCCAATATACTTAGGATTTTGTATTCTAGAATTAGCTAAGTGGAAAATGTATGACTTCCACTACAACTTTATGAAAGAAAAGTTTGGTGAAAGAATACAATTAAACTATATGGATACAGACTCTTTCATATACACCATCGAATCTGAAGATGTGTATGAAGAAATTAGACCTCATCTTACTACACATTTTGATACATCTGAGTATTCCGAAGATAATCCTTTCAATTTTCCTCTTgtaaataaaaaggaaattggATTAATGAAGGATGAAAACTGTGGTAAGATTATGACAGAGTTTGTCGGTTTAGgtccaaaaatgtattcatataCTGTTGAGGatggttatgaaattaaaaagGCTAAAGGTGTGAAAAAAAGTGTAATGGACAACTATAAAATTGatgactataggaattgtctatttactaaagaaaaagtTTGTGATACAATGCTCACTTTTAGGTGTAAGCTACACAACATCTATACGAATGCCTTGAAAAAAGTTGTATTAAGTCCGTTGGATACAAAGCGTATGATCAAGGAAGATGGAATTAATACTTTCGCGTGGGGTCACCATGAAATTGAATCAAGTATGGAAAATATGCTAGTTGATATAGATGGCAATGGTCTAGATTTAGATTTAGGAGCAATCGAAACTGAttcctctttagaaaatttagttcaacaATATACATCTGATTTTGATATGGATTTTAATGATCTAATGGatataattttaatgtaa